A stretch of the Paenibacillus dendritiformis genome encodes the following:
- a CDS encoding Gfo/Idh/MocA family protein, with amino-acid sequence MNSNKIRMAVFGLGHMGQYMLRLAAQPEFAQAIEVAAICEANGHARDQFQNTYRDSFPHAAWYSDYAALLEETKLDLAYISVPPAFHYDIAMEALRRKIHVFCEKPLANSVNEAKELLRQAREAQVLHAIHFSMPHEAPVERVRHMLAENAIGEIRKLDLLLQFPQWPRAWQHNSWIGTRQQGGFVLEVGVHWIHVIQKLFGRITHVQSELELPAESGNCETGIRAGLRLDSGIPVHVSGIAGFAGEERVSLILYGTEGTIALENWDQLYAGAVGQPLELIQVGDSTDTLPVLRQVIHAIQGKQAHYFSFQDGYDAQVVLEALRHPASAGWMDIRTQYS; translated from the coding sequence ATGAACAGCAACAAAATCAGAATGGCGGTCTTCGGACTGGGCCATATGGGACAATATATGCTTCGTCTGGCGGCTCAGCCGGAATTCGCGCAAGCGATAGAGGTTGCGGCCATCTGCGAAGCGAACGGGCACGCCCGCGATCAATTCCAAAATACTTATCGAGACAGCTTCCCGCATGCGGCATGGTACTCGGACTACGCGGCGCTGCTAGAGGAGACGAAGCTCGATCTGGCGTATATCTCCGTGCCTCCCGCGTTCCACTATGATATTGCCATGGAAGCGCTTCGCAGGAAGATACATGTTTTCTGCGAGAAGCCGCTGGCGAACAGCGTGAACGAAGCGAAGGAGCTCCTGCGGCAAGCACGCGAGGCGCAGGTCTTGCACGCCATTCATTTCTCGATGCCGCATGAAGCGCCGGTGGAGCGGGTAAGGCACATGTTGGCGGAAAACGCGATCGGCGAGATCCGGAAGCTCGATCTGCTTCTGCAGTTTCCGCAATGGCCGCGGGCATGGCAGCATAACTCATGGATTGGGACACGGCAGCAGGGCGGCTTCGTGCTGGAGGTTGGCGTCCACTGGATTCATGTCATTCAGAAGCTGTTTGGCCGCATTACGCATGTGCAGAGCGAGCTGGAGCTGCCGGCCGAGAGCGGGAACTGCGAGACGGGAATCCGTGCAGGGCTGCGCCTGGACAGCGGAATTCCGGTTCACGTGAGCGGAATTGCCGGGTTCGCGGGGGAAGAACGGGTCTCTCTCATCCTGTACGGGACAGAGGGAACAATTGCGTTGGAGAACTGGGATCAGCTGTATGCGGGTGCGGTGGGTCAACCGCTGGAGCTGATTCAGGTCGGAGATTCGACCGATACGCTGCCGGTGCTAAGACAGGTGATCCATGCGATCCAGGGCAAGCAGGCTCATTATTTTTCATTCCAGGACGGATATGATGCTCAGGTCGTGCTGGAAGCGCTTCGTCATCCGGCCTCAGCCGGGTGGATGGATATTCGGACGCAGTATAGCTAG
- a CDS encoding uracil-DNA glycosylase: protein MISGSVLPEELQAIGNLDALHAICERVFVPEPGERLVFGEGPEHARLFLLGEAPGAKEAESGRPFVGNSGRLLNKYLQKADILRENVYVTNVIKVRPPGNRKPKISEVTEALPILLRQIELIGPAIIVCLGSIAVQALVDRKAKITEIRGTWVEKDGIRIMPTYHPSAVFRDEQKRELLKQDIFSAADALKKLEP, encoded by the coding sequence ATGATCTCTGGAAGCGTCTTGCCGGAAGAACTGCAAGCGATCGGGAATCTGGATGCGTTGCATGCCATCTGTGAGCGCGTGTTTGTGCCGGAGCCCGGAGAGCGGCTTGTATTCGGCGAAGGACCGGAGCATGCCCGTCTCTTCCTGCTTGGAGAGGCCCCCGGTGCCAAGGAAGCCGAGAGCGGCCGGCCATTTGTCGGCAACTCGGGAAGACTGCTGAATAAATATTTGCAGAAGGCGGATATTCTCCGCGAGAACGTCTATGTGACAAACGTCATCAAAGTAAGGCCGCCCGGCAACCGGAAGCCGAAAATATCGGAGGTTACCGAAGCGCTGCCGATCTTGCTGCGGCAAATCGAATTGATCGGTCCGGCCATCATCGTATGTCTGGGAAGCATAGCCGTACAGGCGCTTGTCGACCGCAAAGCGAAAATTACGGAAATACGCGGAACGTGGGTAGAAAAGGACGGTATTCGGATTATGCCCACCTACCATCCGTCCGCCGTATTTCGCGACGAACAGAAAAGAGAGCTTCTGAAGCAGGATATCTTCTCCGCCGCAGATGCCTTGAAAAAGCTGGAGCCATGA
- a CDS encoding tetratricopeptide repeat protein — MNDALKRAIDLRAAGRAEEAIPLLAGLLEQDPNSGEILCQLAWAHDNLGREREAVPYYEQALRCPLNDEYRAAALLGLGSTYRTLGRYAEAKETLGQGMREYPERKEFGVFYAMALHNLGEHAEAMQLLLTALAETSEDEGIRAYSRAIAFYADKLGQVWK; from the coding sequence ATGAATGACGCGCTGAAGCGTGCTATCGATTTGAGAGCGGCCGGTCGGGCGGAAGAAGCGATTCCGCTGTTGGCGGGATTGCTGGAGCAAGACCCGAACAGTGGGGAAATTCTATGCCAGCTCGCTTGGGCGCATGACAATCTTGGCCGGGAACGGGAGGCCGTCCCGTATTATGAACAGGCGCTGCGCTGTCCGCTCAACGATGAATACCGCGCCGCAGCCCTGCTTGGCTTGGGCAGCACTTACCGCACGCTGGGGCGGTACGCCGAGGCGAAGGAGACGCTCGGACAGGGCATGCGCGAATATCCTGAGCGCAAGGAATTTGGCGTATTTTACGCGATGGCCCTGCATAACCTTGGCGAGCATGCGGAGGCGATGCAACTGCTGTTGACCGCGCTGGCGGAGACTTCGGAAGATGAAGGCATTCGCGCCTATAGCCGGGCGATTGCCTTTTATGCCGACAAGCTGGGGCAGGTCTGGAAGTAA
- a CDS encoding HD domain-containing protein has translation MNARQELIARAEAYVREQVESDSSGHDWWHIHRVRRLAVRIAKEEGADAGVCELAALLHDVADAKFNPTKEAGCAKVKEWLVANGADAAAVSHVMDIVSNLSYSGGHQSPMKTLEGRIVQDADRLDAMGAIGIARAFAYAGWAGHRIHEPEEPPASFRSEEEYRSHRGTAINHFHEKLLRLKDLMNTDSGKALAMERHRVMVEYLEQFHKEWEAEDG, from the coding sequence TTGAATGCGCGTCAGGAACTGATCGCGCGCGCTGAAGCGTATGTGCGCGAGCAGGTGGAGTCCGACAGCAGCGGCCACGATTGGTGGCATATTCATCGCGTCCGGCGATTGGCGGTCCGGATTGCGAAGGAAGAAGGGGCGGATGCCGGGGTATGCGAGCTGGCCGCGTTGCTCCATGATGTGGCGGACGCCAAGTTCAATCCGACGAAGGAGGCCGGCTGCGCTAAGGTGAAGGAATGGCTTGTGGCGAATGGCGCCGACGCGGCTGCGGTATCCCATGTCATGGATATCGTATCGAACCTGTCTTACAGCGGCGGGCATCAATCGCCGATGAAGACGTTGGAGGGACGGATCGTACAGGACGCCGATCGGCTCGACGCGATGGGAGCGATCGGGATTGCGCGCGCGTTCGCCTATGCCGGCTGGGCCGGCCATCGGATTCATGAGCCGGAGGAGCCTCCGGCGTCATTCCGGTCGGAAGAGGAATACCGGAGCCACAGGGGCACCGCGATCAATCATTTCCATGAGAAGCTATTGAGATTAAAAGACCTTATGAATACAGACAGCGGCAAAGCTCTTGCCATGGAGCGGCATCGCGTGATGGTCGAATATTTGGAGCAATTCCATAAAGAATGGGAAGCGGAGGATGGCTGA
- a CDS encoding DUF72 domain-containing protein: MLLIGTAGYSYEDWNGVYYPEGLDKKERLSFYAREFPFTEVNSSFYAMPNRFMLYHMREKTPDHFQFVIKAYRGMTHKREDNEQHFHDFKEALKPLIEVGKLGCVLAQFPTSFRNRDENRDYLKEFKELMGDIPVVVEFRHEEWIDERIFDLLEEEQLGYVCVDEPQFKTLVPPIIRATGPIGYIRFHGRNYKKWWHHKETHERYDYLYNENELADWVPNIRKLAERTEKTFVSMNNHYRAQAVINGRMLRDMLKEEVVPT, from the coding sequence ATGCTGCTCATCGGAACGGCTGGCTACAGCTATGAGGATTGGAACGGGGTCTATTACCCGGAAGGCCTGGATAAAAAGGAACGGCTCTCTTTTTACGCCCGGGAGTTTCCGTTTACCGAGGTGAACTCATCGTTTTACGCAATGCCCAACCGGTTTATGCTCTACCATATGCGGGAGAAAACGCCCGATCACTTCCAGTTCGTTATCAAGGCATACCGCGGAATGACACATAAACGGGAGGATAACGAACAACATTTTCACGACTTTAAGGAAGCGCTGAAGCCGTTAATCGAGGTTGGCAAGCTGGGATGCGTTCTTGCCCAGTTCCCTACCAGCTTCCGGAACCGGGATGAGAACCGGGATTATTTGAAGGAATTCAAGGAATTGATGGGCGACATTCCGGTCGTGGTCGAGTTTCGGCATGAGGAATGGATCGACGAACGGATTTTCGATCTGCTGGAGGAAGAGCAATTGGGTTATGTCTGCGTGGACGAGCCGCAGTTCAAAACGCTCGTTCCGCCGATCATCAGGGCCACCGGCCCAATCGGTTATATCCGGTTCCACGGTCGGAATTATAAAAAATGGTGGCATCACAAAGAGACGCATGAACGGTATGACTATTTGTATAACGAGAATGAGCTTGCGGATTGGGTTCCGAATATTCGCAAGCTTGCCGAGCGAACGGAAAAGACATTCGTCAGCATGAACAACCATTACCGGGCGCAGGCGGTCATCAACGGACGGATGCTGCGCGACATGCTGAAGGAGGAGGTCGTTCCCACATGA
- a CDS encoding extracellular solute-binding protein: protein MQQLLWRRTILTLLSLVMLTGMLAACSGKTEQAAEPGADTPAGEVPYPASLTYWAPIGNAGTVMKSFSEMGAYQELEKRTGTKVTFQHPPAGQEADQFNLMLASGKLPDVIEYTWGGVAKGPDQAIKEKRILRLNELIDQHAPNLKAVLEARPDLKKPVTTDEGNIYVFPFLRPDEELLTFMGPTIRKDWLDKLGLPVPATIEEWEKMLVAFRDGDPNGNGKKDEIPFLLRDINVAFVGAFGITDGFYREGDEIRYGPIQPEYKDYLTMLNRWYKEGLLDKDYATTDGKLQDAKMTSNVLGSLVTYNGSGVGRYTNLMKGSHPEFELVGAPYPAKILRQGRHDRRH, encoded by the coding sequence ATGCAACAATTATTATGGCGACGTACGATTCTGACGCTGCTGTCTCTCGTGATGCTGACGGGGATGCTGGCCGCATGCAGCGGGAAGACGGAGCAGGCGGCGGAGCCAGGGGCCGATACGCCGGCGGGTGAAGTGCCGTATCCCGCATCCTTGACGTACTGGGCCCCGATCGGGAATGCCGGCACCGTCATGAAGAGCTTCAGCGAGATGGGGGCGTATCAGGAGCTGGAGAAGCGGACCGGAACGAAGGTCACGTTCCAGCACCCGCCCGCCGGGCAGGAAGCCGATCAATTCAATCTGATGCTCGCTTCCGGCAAGCTGCCGGATGTCATCGAGTACACATGGGGAGGCGTCGCGAAGGGGCCGGATCAAGCGATTAAGGAGAAGCGCATTCTCCGCTTGAATGAGCTGATCGACCAGCATGCCCCGAATCTGAAGGCGGTGCTGGAGGCGCGGCCCGATCTGAAAAAGCCGGTCACGACCGATGAAGGAAATATTTACGTCTTTCCGTTCCTGCGCCCGGATGAAGAGCTGCTGACGTTCATGGGGCCGACGATTCGGAAGGATTGGCTCGACAAGCTCGGCCTGCCGGTGCCGGCGACAATCGAGGAGTGGGAGAAGATGCTCGTCGCCTTCCGGGACGGCGATCCGAACGGCAACGGGAAGAAGGATGAAATCCCGTTCCTGCTGCGGGATATTAATGTCGCGTTCGTGGGCGCGTTCGGCATTACCGACGGCTTCTACCGGGAAGGCGACGAGATCCGGTACGGGCCGATTCAGCCGGAATACAAGGATTACTTGACGATGCTGAACCGCTGGTATAAGGAAGGATTGCTGGATAAAGATTACGCCACGACCGACGGCAAGCTGCAGGATGCGAAGATGACGAGCAATGTGCTGGGCTCGCTCGTCACGTATAATGGTTCGGGGGTCGGACGGTACACGAATCTGATGAAGGGCTCCCATCCGGAGTTCGAGCTAGTCGGCGCGCCTTATCCTGCAAAAATACTTCGTCAAGGGCGTCATGATCGGCGCCATTAA
- a CDS encoding serine hydrolase domain-containing protein, producing MKRIIDRDDNGIEALRRQHRVPGASIALICNGRLEWSGGCGELEAGSGRKVTANSLFHACSMSKMVTAVGVLRLVQAGVLELDTEANRYLRTWRLPDSPYTANVNVTLRHLLAHQSGIVDPPGSFGIYRTTDPLPAVREILAGATPYHSEPVHIQKVPGTRYAYSDAGYCVIEQLIEDVTGETFAVAMERLVMAPLGLKRTFYWNYYDSKIGRAEEIKAKASASSGHHQDGRVVDRSRAYYPCLAAAGLWSTPTELALLALEVMAAWNGDAASILRPEMARQMMAGSGCAEEAGLGVFVPSAEGEPLVVSQGWGIGFQCKLLAYPRLRSGIVVMTNSDPGKPQDKALTGDLIRHIGKPYGWPGL from the coding sequence ATGAAGCGCATCATCGACAGGGACGACAATGGGATTGAGGCACTGAGGAGACAGCACCGGGTGCCGGGCGCGAGCATCGCCCTAATCTGTAACGGGCGGTTGGAGTGGAGCGGCGGCTGCGGGGAGCTGGAAGCCGGTTCGGGGCGCAAGGTGACGGCGAACAGCTTGTTCCATGCCTGTTCCATGAGCAAAATGGTTACGGCGGTTGGCGTTCTTCGCCTCGTGCAGGCGGGGGTCCTGGAACTGGACACGGAAGCGAACCGTTATTTGCGGACGTGGCGGCTTCCGGACAGTCCCTATACGGCAAACGTGAACGTCACGCTGCGTCATCTGCTCGCGCATCAGTCCGGGATCGTGGATCCGCCGGGAAGCTTCGGCATTTACCGGACGACGGATCCGTTGCCTGCCGTGAGGGAGATATTGGCGGGCGCTACCCCGTATCATTCCGAGCCTGTACATATCCAGAAGGTGCCGGGGACCCGATACGCTTATTCGGACGCCGGTTACTGCGTCATCGAGCAGCTTATCGAGGATGTGACCGGAGAGACTTTTGCCGTTGCGATGGAGCGGCTCGTCATGGCGCCGTTAGGCTTGAAGCGAACCTTTTACTGGAATTATTATGATTCGAAAATCGGACGCGCGGAAGAAATCAAGGCGAAAGCAAGCGCCTCGTCCGGACATCACCAAGATGGCCGAGTGGTAGACCGTTCACGGGCGTATTACCCGTGCCTGGCCGCCGCCGGCCTGTGGTCGACGCCAACGGAGCTCGCTCTGCTGGCTCTGGAGGTGATGGCCGCCTGGAACGGGGACGCGGCCTCGATTCTGCGGCCGGAGATGGCCCGGCAGATGATGGCGGGCAGCGGCTGCGCCGAAGAGGCTGGGCTGGGGGTATTCGTTCCGTCTGCCGAAGGAGAACCGCTTGTCGTCTCCCAAGGCTGGGGAATCGGCTTCCAGTGCAAGCTGCTGGCTTACCCGCGCTTGCGTAGCGGAATCGTCGTCATGACCAATTCCGATCCGGGCAAGCCGCAGGACAAGGCGCTGACAGGCGACTTGATTCGCCATATCGGGAAGCCATATGGCTGGCCGGGTTTATAG